TATCAACCTGCTACTTAACCAAATGTGGTTGACCATGTACAAAAATGGCTGGCATTGTTCCATCTGCTGTGCACACATGCCACTCCCCTATACATGAGCAGTAGCCTAATCTTCAACCCTCTGAATTAGAGATGGCCTTGTGAGTTGCTTTGATCAACAGAATAAGTTTGAAGTGATGTGTGAATTCCAGGGCATATGGACCTTGCAGCTTTCATTTGCCTTCTTGGAACCCAGTAGCCATTCAGAAAGCCTAGGATAGATGAATAAAAGACCATGTGGACAGAGATCATAATGAGGTCAATCAAGGCACAACAGCACATGTGACTTCAAAAGATATAGAATAGtgaaagcaaatttggaaaagaacaaaagataGAAAATTTAATACTAACTTATTTCAAGATATATTATGAAACCACAATAACCAATACATACAATACTGATATCCAGATAGATAAGTAGATAAATGGGAAAGGAGAGAATCCAGAAAAAGATTCACATATATATGACCAATTGAGACATGATGAAGCTACAAAGCAATTTCAATGGAAAGGGATGTCTTTTCCACAAATAGTGCTTGGAATGATTGGATCCATATACAAAGACATGGATTTTGACACATACCTtgcactattttcttttttaaatctcaaagCAGTTCATAGACTTAGTATAAAATCTAAACTTctagaaaactaaagaaaaattctttGCGACCTTTTGTTAGGAACGTTCTTAGATAAAACATCAAAATcaagatccataaaagaaaaacttgCTAATTTggacattattaaaattaagaactcatCCTCTTTGAAAGACTCTTAATAAATAgagtaaataaagagaaaagacaaatattagaAGATATATGCAAGCATATATATAATGAGAAACATATCAAGAATGTATAAAAAACAACTCAAAACTCAGTAATGAGAAAATAAGcaacaattaaagaaaaatgatcaaagaCTTGAAAAGAcacttcatcaaaaaaaaaaaaaatacacagttgacaacaagaaagaaaaataagatattcaGCATCCCTAGGCATCAGAGAAATTCAGATTCAAGTTACAATGAGACATTTCACTTGTGCATCTATTAAAACACTTAAACAAAATCAAGTTATAGCAAGGATGTAGAATAACTTCTACAATGATAAAGCAGATGTTAAATGGCATaattactttggaaaatagtttggcagttaaaaaaaaaaaataaccatttaCTACCTACCATACAActgagccagatatcctggactgtgaagtcaagtgggccttagaaagcatcactatgaacaaagctagtggaggtgatagaattccagttgagctattccaaatcctgaaagaagatgctgtgaaagtgctgcactcaatatgccagcaaatttggaaaactcagcagtggccacaggactggaaaaggtcagttttcattccaatcccaaagaaaggcaatgccaaagaatgctcaaactaccacacaattgcactcatctcacatgctcgtaaagtaacgctcaaaattctccaagccaggcttcagcaatatgtgaaccgtgaatttcctgatgttcaagctggttttagaaaaggcagaggaaccagagaccaaattgccaacatccactggatcatggaaaaagcaagagagttccagaaaaacatctatgtttgctttattgactatgccaaagcctttgactgtgtggatcacaataacctgtggaaaattctgaaagagatgggaatatcagaccacttgatctgcctcttgagaaatctgtaggcaggtcaggaagcaacagttagaactggacatggaacaacagactggttccaaataggaaaaggagtacgtcaaggctgtatattgtcaccctgcttatttaacttatatgcagagtacatcatgagaaatgctggactggaagaaacacaagctggaatcaagattgccgggagaaatatcaataacctcagatattcagatgacaccacccttatggcagaaagtgaagaggaactcaaaagcctcttgatgaaggtgaaagtggagagtgaaaaagttggcttaaagttcaacattcagaaaatgaagatcatggcatctggtcccatcacttcatgagaaatagatggggaaacagtggaaacagtgtcagactttatttttctgggctccaaaatcactgcagatggtgactgcagccatgaaattaaaagacgcttactccttggaaggaaagttatgatcaacctagatagcatattcaaaagcagagacattactttgccaacaacggtccgtctagtcaaggctatggtttttcctgtggtcatgtatggatgtgagagttggactgtgaagaaggctgagcgctgaggaattgatgcttttgaactgtgttgttggagaagactcttgagagtcccttggactgcaaggagatccaaccagtccattctgaaggagatcagccctgggatttctttggaaggaatgatgctaaagctgaaactccagtactttggccacctcatgcgaagagttgactcattggaaaagactctgatgctgggagggattgggggcaagaggagaagtggacagaggatgagatggcatcactgactcgatggacgttgagtctcagtgaactccgggatttggtgatggacagggaggcctggcatgctgcaattcatagggtcacaaagagtcggacacaactgagcgactgacctgatctgatctgattcaacTGAACTATTTCACTACTGTGAATGAGTATGTgggtgttaagtcgcttcagacatgtctgactctgtgaccccatggacggtatagccagccagactcctctgtccacgggattctccagataagaatattaagagtggctagccattcccttctccagggaatcttcctgaccgagaGATCAAAGCCAGGTCATCTGCATGGCGGGCAAATTCTTCACCtcttgagccacttgggaagcccattatcaTTGCTATCTATAATGTGAAAGATACTAAGATATTTAACATCATTTTTTTTGTACTGTCTTCAAAATCTTAGTGTGCAATTTATATGTATGATACATCTCAATTCAGACAAGTGTTCAAGAGCCACCAGAACCTCTTGGCTACCCTAATGGACAGCCAAGCTCTCGATATTCAACTGCTTGATATTTGTTTCCATCCTCACAGCCATCTCATCATAATTTTATAGTTGGCTCAAAAAGCATACATCACCTGTCTACCAAAGGCACTTATTCACAAGCTGTTCATGAATATAAAGAAAAGGAAGTATGGAGAAAGTAGAAGAAATCATTCTCTTTGTAAAAGTGCTTTATAttgattattttctctttacATTTTCCCCACATTCTGGCAGAAAAATCTGTATTGGATTGgtcattttcttcctctcccctgtttttatttcaatccatttagaataattattttttttaattagtatcttagatttttaaattccaCGAAGTTTGTAGTGAAAATTGAAGTTAGAACCTTTctttaaattgaatttaaaacCAACAAAATTAATGTTTTAGCACTCAATCTTATAtacttacacacacaaaaaaactgaatGCATTTTAGCACTCAATTCTATATACACTTACACAAGAAACCCAGCAATTTCTATGCTCATATATTGCATTTCATAAAAGCTGACAACAATGTTACAGGAATATAAAGTTACAGGTCAATTTATTTTATCAACAGAGATGAAAACAAAACCTAAACAACGTATGAACAAAAACGAATCCAGTATTGCTTGTGAATAATAATAGTGGTTTATTCCAGAAATTTGTgttggttttaaaaatgaaaacatatcaaTATATtcagtaacagaataaaaatgacatGTAATTATCTCAATAATTATAGACACAATATATGTTGAAAATTTTCCATTCAGTACATAAACTGACATCAGATAGAACTGTTATTTCCTAATACTGCATCAACAAAGAAAAAATcttcaccaaatggtcaataggAAAGAAAGGATAAACTGAGATGCAGGAGAGACTTGGAGTACAGGGTATAAACTCAGAATGTTTAAGAGCTTGGGCGACGCAGAGTCATCGGGAACACACAGTTGCAAGGATTAAAATACGGACAAAGGGTTGTGGGAAAGTAATACTTAGAGAAGGTGTAGATGGGGAAGCCATGGTTGGTGACATTGTAAAAGGAGACTGTGCCGGCATCATAGTCTAAGAACACTCCAACTCGGCGAGGGGGCACTGTCATGGATAAGAGCAGGGAAGTGGACGATTCCTCGTAGGCTCTATATTCATGCTTGTGATGTAATCCAATCACCCAGTACCCACTTTGAGGCTGGTATCGGGAGTAAACATTCCGATTGTTTGCAAACTGGTTGAAAGAGAAAGCAGGTCCCATTGAATCACTGCACACCCCCAGGATCCAGTCAGTCTTCTTGGCCACATCTACCTCCCAGTAATGCTTCCCTGAGGAGAAGTGCTGAGAGCCCAGGATACCACAGCCGTAATGCTCTTCCAGATGAGATCCAGACAGCTGAGCGCCCACAAATCGCACCTGCCTCCGGTTCTTAGACAGGACAAGATTTAAATTAGCCGTGTGGGGATTCAGGGTCACGTCCACTGTGGGAGAAAAGTACAGCATCAGCAGAGGATAGGTACATGGTCTTATGACTCTGAGAAGAGGAAACACAGGTGATGAGTGGGAGGAAATGGAGCTGGGTGGTGGGGGGGAATAGCGACACCTCATATCTGAGAGTGTGTGTGGCTATGAGTGGGAAGGATAAGCACACGTCAGCTTAAAGAGGCCACAGTTTCTACTTACCCCAGTAGCTCTGGACATCTGTCAGCTCTGTAACAACAAAGAGTCAATCACACCAGCAGTCTCAGGTCTGCTGTCCCTCCCTCACCTGGGTGAGGGGAGTGTCAGGGAATTCTCTACGATTGTGAACTGGCCACTTCATTCCCCTTTTAAGTATGAACCGCATCTTCCTCAGCATATTGTGTCACTCCCTCTGCCACTGTTCCCAAATACCAACCACGCCCTCCATTCTTTTCATTTCCTACTACTACCATGATCCCTCATCCAAACTCTGTTCCCTGAAACTCCTCACCTCTAAACACTCGAAGCATCTTTTTCAGATCTGGAGCTCGAAACATACTCTTCAGCTTGGTGGGGAGAGCCTCTGGCTTCTTCAGGGTCCAGAACTCACTCCTAGAGAGAAAAGACATTATGAAACTCCAACACTGCTAAACTTGGGTGCCTCTAATTCCTGTGTCCCAGGCCCATTGGTGAACTTCaacattctttcctgaagaaaatTAGCATCATTCTGCAAAGAGCTCCGGCATAGGAGCCAGAAGACTTGGACTAAAAACTAGCTTCTCACCATATGTGTACATGTTGATAAGATTTTCATGTTTTAATGACTGTGTAGTACCTatatctgggtttcccaggtgccaccagtagtaaagaatccgcctgccaatgcgggagatgcaacaaacacaggtttgattcctgggttgggaagatcccctggaggagggcatggcaacccgctccagtattcttgcttggagaatcccatggacagaggagcctggcaggctacagtccatggggttgcagagagttggacacgactgagcacagagtCACAAAAATAGTATCTCTAtctctatctatatctatctattaatatctacaccacatctttattcagtcaactgttgatgaacacttaggatgcttccacatcttggctactgtaaatagtgctacaatgaacactggggtgcatgtatcttttgtaCAGACTGGGGAATATGgccaatattttctaataactttaaatggagtataatgtataaaaatattgactcACTGTGTGGTACACCTTAAACTAATATAGTCTTTTGATTCAACTATAGAACAATTTTTTTGTAAGTTGATAGGATTTATCCCTCAAAGCCtcattttggtttctttgttCGGTTTGTTGTTTTGTGAAACACAacaatttttccttctttgtctgcATCCTAGAGActgaatgcatgctaagtcactaagtcgtgtccgactctttgcaaccccatggactgcagcctgccaggctactctgtccacgggattctccaggcaagaatactggagtgggttgctatttcctccttagaggaccttcctgacccagggattgaatccacatcttctgtattggcagataaattctttacctcttgagccacctgggaagcccagaaactgtataatattaaataaaataatggctGGGAAATTTTTTGCTACCtctaaaaaaagacacaaaatatttaaaacatcagTGACTTCTTAAGAGAGTCTACAGGTATCTGTGTGGACAGGCAGGACATCAGGACCTGCTACGGGGCTTTCAGAGTTATCAGACAAGGGATTCCCTCTGAAGAGTCTGTGGTTTAGTTCTTAATGTCTTACAGATGCCTAGGGAGAAAGACCTGCAGAACAGTCCCTTAGTCTCTGGGAATGTTACCTCAgttggagaaaggaaatgtcctCACCTCCAGACCGAGAGTGAAAACTTCCAAAGGGACAACAGGCTCCACAGGTCACATGTCCGTAGGAGCCTCAAGGTACCAGGTATGTGGGCAACTTTAGGGGTCACCTTGAAGAATGAAATTCTACAGTATGTGATACAGAATATATTCTTGTTCCAGGGCCAAAGCCACTTTTTTTCAAGACCTGTCCATGTTTTTATTGTAACTGAGAAAAATGCTAGTCTGAGGAAAACTTGGTAGCAAGGTATGGATTGTTTCAAagccaagagagaaagggaaacttAAGCAGAGGTCCCTAGAGCTGATTCCTGaaccctgaaaaaaaaatgcaaatgggAAATTTCCCTCTAATAAAGTATATGGGCAAAGAAAATCGCTGTGTATTTTTAGATAGCTATAAAGTACTGGAATCAGGGCTGGAAGCAGGTATACAGAGGTTTGTTCTATCACAAGGTACAAGGTGAGTCAGTGATACTGTAACCCTTGATTAAGGACACCACCGTCCTCAGTTTGTGACCTACCACAAACCAGTTTCTCCTAACATAGAAACCAAGCCATTCCCTTTATTCTGGAGGACCCCAAATTCTCATGCTAAGCAATTCAAGACACCACAGTCCTAAATCTTCCCTGCCTGGTGActttttcccctttctcattGACTGTAAGATGACTCTACCACAGGAGCATCCTACCCCTCCTCACAGGGTATAGGAATCTTCTGTCAACCCAAGAGAACCACCTCATGTTCTACACATACCTTTTCGCAACGTCACTCACATcctagaaaagaaagagagaggttaAGACAAGGAGTAATAGACCTTGTCCTCTACTACAGCCACATCCATGTCTATCATCCCACCCTTACCACCCCATGATATGTTGGGGCTAGAG
This sequence is a window from Bubalus kerabau isolate K-KA32 ecotype Philippines breed swamp buffalo chromosome 15, PCC_UOA_SB_1v2, whole genome shotgun sequence. Protein-coding genes within it:
- the LOC129629060 gene encoding tripartite motif-containing protein 6-like isoform X2, which encodes MSSAVLVDIQDEVTCPICLELLTEPLSIDCGHSFCQACITANNKESMSGQEGQSRCPVCQTSYWLGNLRPNRHLANIAERLREVVLGSGKQLKVILCAHHGEKLQLFCEEDGKLICWLCERSQEHRGHHTFLMEEIAQEYQEKFQESLKKLRQEQQEAEKLAAVIREKRISWKDVSDVAKRSEFWTLKKPEALPTKLKSMFRAPDLKKMLRVFRELTDVQSYWVDVTLNPHTANLNLVLSKNRRQVRFVGAQLSGSHLEEHYGCGILGSQHFSSGKHYWEVDVAKKTDWILGVCSDSMGPAFSFNQFANNRNVYSRYQPQSGYWVIGLHHKHEYRAYEESSTSLLLSMTVPPRRVGVFLDYDAGTVSFYNVTNHGFPIYTFSKYYFPTTLCPYFNPCNCVFPMTLRRPSS